A section of the Bryobacteraceae bacterium genome encodes:
- the gcvPB gene encoding putative glycine dehydrogenase (decarboxylating) subunit 2: MPRTLGKVRPHPTQNEPLLFELSRPGKRGYQLPPLDVPEASPEEALGAENVRREIEDFPELSEVEVLRHFTRLSTWNYAIDLGMFPLGSCTMKYNPRINEAVARIEPLAWAHPYQPEELSQGAMEIIATLEQYLAEIFGMAEVTLQPAAGAHGEYTGIMLIRAWLASQGNPRRVVLVPDSAHGTNPATAVIAGYEVKTLASNEHGMTDPAAVAAAVNEDVAALMITNPNTLGVFEEYIEQIAEILHAKGAQLYMDGANLNALVGVARPGDFGVDVLHANLHKTFSTPHGGGGPGAGAVGVKPHLAPFLPVPRLRHDGRLWRWDYDRPQSIGRVRAFYGNFGVMIRALAYILAHGGEGLRRATLDALLNANYVRARLEPYYQIAYPSRSMHECVFSDARQAKHGVRTGDIAKRLLDYGFHPYTVSFPLIVHGAMMIEPTETEPKEELDAFCDALIAIAREVEENPELVKSAPHSTRVSRVDEVAAARKPRVRWMKGTKGAA, from the coding sequence ATGCCGAGGACACTGGGAAAAGTGCGGCCGCATCCTACGCAGAACGAGCCTCTTCTGTTCGAGCTGTCGCGGCCCGGCAAGCGGGGCTATCAGCTCCCTCCGCTCGACGTGCCGGAAGCCAGCCCCGAAGAAGCGCTTGGCGCGGAAAATGTGCGCCGGGAAATCGAAGATTTTCCCGAGCTGAGCGAAGTCGAGGTTCTGCGCCATTTCACGCGGCTTTCCACCTGGAATTACGCCATCGATCTCGGCATGTTTCCGCTGGGTTCCTGCACCATGAAGTACAACCCGCGGATCAATGAGGCGGTGGCGCGGATCGAGCCGCTGGCCTGGGCCCATCCTTACCAGCCGGAAGAGCTCAGCCAGGGCGCAATGGAGATCATCGCCACCCTGGAGCAGTATCTGGCCGAAATCTTCGGCATGGCCGAGGTGACCTTACAGCCGGCGGCGGGCGCGCACGGCGAATACACCGGCATCATGCTGATCCGCGCCTGGCTGGCCTCGCAGGGCAATCCGCGCAGGGTCGTGCTGGTGCCGGACTCGGCGCACGGCACCAACCCCGCCACCGCGGTCATCGCCGGCTATGAGGTGAAGACGCTCGCCTCGAACGAGCACGGCATGACGGATCCGGCGGCCGTCGCCGCGGCCGTCAACGAAGACGTCGCCGCGCTGATGATCACCAACCCGAACACGCTGGGCGTGTTCGAGGAATATATCGAGCAGATCGCCGAAATTCTTCACGCCAAAGGGGCGCAGTTGTACATGGACGGCGCGAACCTGAATGCGCTGGTCGGCGTGGCGCGGCCAGGCGATTTTGGCGTCGATGTGCTCCACGCCAACCTGCACAAGACCTTTTCCACGCCGCACGGCGGTGGCGGCCCTGGCGCCGGAGCGGTCGGCGTCAAGCCGCATCTCGCTCCGTTTCTCCCGGTGCCGCGGCTCCGCCATGACGGCCGCCTGTGGCGCTGGGACTATGACAGGCCGCAGTCGATCGGCCGCGTCCGCGCCTTTTACGGCAACTTCGGCGTGATGATCCGCGCGCTGGCCTACATCCTGGCCCACGGCGGTGAGGGCCTGCGGCGCGCCACGCTTGACGCACTGCTGAACGCCAACTATGTCCGGGCGCGGCTGGAGCCGTACTACCAGATCGCCTACCCATCGCGCTCCATGCACGAGTGTGTCTTCAGCGACGCACGCCAGGCAAAGCATGGCGTGCGCACGGGCGACATTGCCAAGCGCCTGCTGGATTACGGGTTCCACCCCTACACGGTCAGCTTCCCGCTCATCGTGCATGGGGCGATGATGATCGAGCCCACCGAAACCGAGCCGAAGGAAGAGCTCGACGCCTTCTGCGATGCGCTGATCGCCATCGCCAGAGAGGTGGAAGAGAATCCGGAACTCGTGAAATCGGCGCCGCACTCAACGCGCGTCTCCCGTGTCGATGAAGTCGCCGCCGCCCGCAAGCCCCGCGTCCGCTGGATGAAGGGGACGAAAGGGGCGGCCTGA
- the mqnD gene encoding 1,4-dihydroxy-6-naphtoate synthase, whose amino-acid sequence MFYALATRKLRSRLVTFRHVLSDIETLNQKAMAGEYELTAISYHAYPYVADKYLLMASGSSVGDGYGPMVVAASPLAPEDLKGRRIAVPGKLTTAYLALKIFEPDFEAVVMPFDTILEAVKDRAVDAGVVIHEAQLTYSKGGFHQVVDLGKWFKSRYELPLPLGANALRRDLPVEIRSECCRLMRESILYALDNHEEALNYAMQFARDMEAPLAEKFVGMYVNHYTVDAGDVLPRAAQKLLDLGYEAGVIPNRVEVEFVR is encoded by the coding sequence ATGTTTTACGCGCTGGCCACCCGGAAGCTGCGCAGCCGGCTGGTCACCTTCCGCCATGTGCTCAGCGACATTGAAACACTGAACCAGAAGGCCATGGCGGGCGAGTATGAACTGACGGCCATCTCCTACCACGCCTACCCGTATGTCGCCGACAAATATCTGCTGATGGCCAGTGGCTCCTCCGTTGGCGACGGCTATGGCCCGATGGTGGTGGCCGCCTCGCCGCTCGCACCCGAGGATCTGAAAGGCCGGCGCATTGCCGTCCCCGGAAAACTCACCACCGCCTACCTGGCCCTGAAGATCTTTGAGCCGGATTTTGAAGCGGTGGTGATGCCGTTTGATACGATCCTCGAGGCGGTGAAAGACCGCGCCGTGGACGCGGGAGTCGTCATCCACGAGGCGCAGCTCACCTACTCGAAAGGCGGTTTCCATCAGGTCGTGGACCTGGGCAAGTGGTTCAAATCCAGGTACGAACTGCCGCTTCCGCTCGGGGCCAACGCCCTGAGGCGGGATCTGCCTGTGGAAATCCGCAGCGAATGCTGCCGGCTGATGCGGGAGAGCATCCTCTACGCGCTTGACAACCACGAGGAGGCCCTCAACTACGCCATGCAGTTCGCCCGCGACATGGAGGCGCCGCTGGCAGAAAAGTTCGTGGGCATGTACGTCAACCATTACACTGTGGACGCCGGCGACGTGCTGCCCAGGGCGGCCCAAAAGCTGCTGGATCTTGGCTACGAAGCGGGAGTCATCCCGAACCGCGTGGAAGTCGAGTTTGTCCGCTAG
- a CDS encoding sigma-54-dependent Fis family transcriptional regulator → MTHPRILIVDDEPGIRESLGGILEDEGFDVCAVATGEECLAELASGGYEAVLLDVWLPGMDGLAVLERVRDNPPPGAPVFIMISGHGSIESAVRATKLGAFDFLEKPLTIEKVLVVLRNALEQRRLELEVRELRQAVRPRPELIGESVPIKALRQQIALMAGTNGRVLIYGESGTGKELVAHAIHAQSARADGPFVEVNCAALPDDLIEAELFGQRAGAVPGAGPKIGKFEKADGGTLFLDEVGDMSLRMQAKLLRVLDEQRIEPVGASEPVQVDVRVIASTNKNLEEEIEKGNFREDLFYRLNVIPFEVPPLRERVEDIPLLAEHFLREFARAYGRKRKELTPEAVRVLQEYPWPGNVRELRNLMERLVILYPQTRIDARHIPLPSSRRAAERARERPASLQEVRQEAERRYILKKLDETGGNITRTAELLGLERSNLYKKMRALGILPKD, encoded by the coding sequence ATGACGCACCCGCGCATCCTGATTGTCGACGACGAGCCGGGCATCCGCGAGTCGCTGGGCGGAATTCTCGAGGACGAGGGGTTCGATGTCTGCGCGGTGGCCACCGGCGAGGAGTGCCTGGCCGAGCTGGCCAGCGGCGGCTACGAGGCGGTGCTGCTGGACGTGTGGCTGCCTGGCATGGACGGACTTGCGGTGCTCGAACGGGTGCGCGACAACCCGCCGCCAGGCGCGCCGGTCTTCATCATGATCAGCGGCCACGGAAGCATCGAGAGCGCAGTGCGGGCGACGAAGCTGGGCGCCTTTGATTTCCTCGAAAAGCCGCTGACGATCGAGAAGGTGCTGGTGGTGCTGCGCAACGCGCTCGAACAGCGGCGGCTGGAGCTGGAGGTCCGCGAACTGCGGCAGGCGGTGCGGCCGCGGCCGGAGCTGATCGGCGAGAGCGTGCCGATCAAGGCGCTGCGGCAGCAGATCGCGCTCATGGCGGGCACCAATGGGCGGGTGCTGATCTACGGCGAGAGCGGCACCGGCAAGGAGCTGGTGGCGCACGCCATCCATGCCCAGAGCGCGCGCGCCGACGGGCCGTTCGTCGAAGTCAACTGCGCGGCGCTGCCAGACGACCTGATCGAGGCGGAGCTGTTCGGGCAGCGCGCCGGCGCCGTGCCGGGGGCGGGGCCGAAGATCGGCAAGTTCGAGAAGGCCGACGGGGGCACGCTGTTCCTCGACGAGGTGGGCGACATGAGCCTGCGGATGCAGGCCAAGCTGCTGCGCGTGCTCGACGAGCAGCGCATCGAGCCGGTGGGCGCCAGCGAACCGGTGCAGGTGGACGTGCGGGTGATCGCCTCGACAAACAAGAATCTCGAGGAGGAGATCGAGAAAGGCAATTTCCGCGAGGACCTCTTCTACCGGCTCAACGTGATCCCGTTCGAGGTGCCGCCGCTGCGGGAGCGCGTCGAGGACATTCCGCTGCTGGCCGAACATTTCCTGCGCGAATTCGCCCGGGCCTACGGACGCAAGCGCAAGGAGCTGACGCCGGAGGCGGTCCGGGTGCTTCAGGAGTATCCCTGGCCCGGCAACGTGCGGGAACTCAGGAACCTGATGGAGCGGCTGGTGATCCTTTATCCGCAGACGCGGATCGACGCGCGCCACATCCCGCTGCCCTCCAGCCGGCGCGCGGCCGAGCGGGCGCGCGAGCGGCCGGCCAGCCTACAGGAGGTGCGGCAGGAGGCCGAGCGGCGCTACATCCTGAAAAAACTGGACGAAACGGGCGGCAACATCACGCGCACGGCCGAGCTGCTGGGGCTTGAGCGGAGCAATCTCTACAAGAAGATGCGCGCGCTCGGCATCCTGCCCAAGGACTAG
- a CDS encoding NAD-dependent nucleoside-diphosphate sugar epimerase, giving the protein MRITMTGATGFIGSRIRAELEAGGHELRLISRKARPGFFSWPSLDTLPPVEALAGADAVIHLAGEPVAQRWTPEVKRRIRESRVLGTSRLVEALERADPRPAVLVCASATGYYGDRGEEVLDETSPPGQGFLAETCVEWEEAAAAAERLGLRVVRLRFGMVLGRDGGALKKMLPWFRLCLGGKIGSGQQWMPWVHVDDAAELAVWALKEEAAAGAFNAVAPYPARNADFTRTLEGLLGRPELFTIPPAALRLVLGEGAEIALSSQRVLPRAALNAGFRFRYPALAEALRALLS; this is encoded by the coding sequence ATGCGCATCACGATGACCGGCGCCACCGGCTTCATCGGTTCGCGGATCCGCGCCGAGCTGGAAGCCGGGGGCCATGAACTGCGTCTCATCAGCCGGAAGGCGCGGCCCGGGTTTTTCTCGTGGCCGTCGCTGGACACGCTGCCGCCGGTGGAGGCCCTGGCCGGGGCCGACGCGGTCATCCATCTGGCGGGTGAACCGGTGGCACAGCGGTGGACGCCGGAAGTGAAGCGCCGTATTCGCGAGAGCCGCGTGCTGGGCACATCCCGGCTGGTGGAGGCGCTGGAGCGCGCCGATCCTCGCCCTGCCGTGCTCGTGTGCGCCTCGGCCACGGGATATTACGGCGACCGGGGAGAAGAGGTTCTGGACGAGACGTCACCGCCGGGGCAGGGCTTTCTGGCCGAGACATGCGTCGAATGGGAAGAAGCTGCGGCGGCGGCCGAACGTTTGGGGCTGCGGGTGGTGCGGCTGCGGTTCGGCATGGTGCTGGGCCGGGACGGAGGCGCGTTGAAGAAGATGCTGCCGTGGTTCCGCCTGTGCCTGGGCGGAAAGATCGGCAGCGGGCAGCAGTGGATGCCGTGGGTTCACGTGGACGACGCGGCGGAACTGGCCGTGTGGGCGCTGAAGGAGGAGGCGGCCGCGGGGGCGTTCAATGCCGTCGCGCCGTATCCGGCGCGGAACGCCGATTTCACCAGGACGCTGGAGGGGCTGCTGGGACGCCCGGAGCTGTTCACGATCCCGCCGGCGGCGCTGCGGCTGGTGCTGGGGGAAGGAGCGGAGATCGCGCTGTCCAGCCAGCGGGTGCTGCCGCGGGCAGCGCTGAACGCGGGATTCCGGTTCCGGTATCCGGCCCTGGCGGAGGCGCTGCGGGCTTTGCTATCCTGA
- a CDS encoding PAS domain-containing sensor histidine kinase has product MSVLVGLIVWQGSFTVGDYGPQTPEQTYVFWALSTVIFLLTVLLGFILFRDAVKLYFARRAGVEGTRIRTKILVGALGLVFLPTVFLFLWSVEVLNRNLDKWFSRPAERIKLNLADIGGAMEAEARRRAAVAARWLADSAMFREFLSGSGTPVEFFSKACELAGAEEIHFARPDGGQLAICQSHTEGEKGPEVTAAAPVAGGQVVVRMRMPVDLAAREAEIQQQVRDYDRLAASRKEMRTFYLQLLFLITLFVLFVAVWVALFLARQITGPVTALLDAARAVRAGNLAWRVRVAATDELATLVRAFNEMTEDLEANRDELERRRRFIEAVLESIPSGVISLSHDMTVLLVNSAMRRILPEQPIEPGVKLTGLIPGGRAGEFLRLLKRARRTGSASRQFEVDTPQGTRHLSLTVAALEASTTSGFVLVVEDTTDILRAQRAAAWHEVARRIAHELKNPITPIALSAERILRQVEKNPPPPEVRRIIADCCATIRREVDSVKNLVDAFSQFARFPAAQLEPADVNQVVKEALSVFEGRLEGIAVRLRLEEALPPVALDREQFKRALVNLIDNAAEAMSDSPVRELLLETRPLPGDIVEVEVADTGCGISTEDKEKLFLPYFSTKKRGTGLGLAIVSHIVAEHHAQIRVEDNTPQGARFIIELPAASAQEAGVRTAEVHS; this is encoded by the coding sequence TTGTCGGTCCTGGTGGGGCTGATCGTGTGGCAGGGGTCGTTTACGGTGGGCGATTACGGCCCGCAGACGCCCGAGCAGACCTATGTTTTCTGGGCGCTGTCCACGGTGATTTTTCTGCTCACCGTGCTGCTCGGGTTCATCCTTTTCCGCGACGCGGTGAAGCTCTATTTTGCGCGGCGGGCGGGGGTGGAAGGGACGCGCATCCGGACGAAAATCCTCGTCGGGGCGCTGGGGCTTGTGTTCCTGCCGACGGTGTTTCTGTTCCTGTGGAGCGTGGAGGTGCTGAACCGGAACCTGGACAAGTGGTTCAGCCGGCCGGCGGAGCGGATCAAGCTGAACCTGGCCGACATCGGCGGCGCGATGGAGGCGGAAGCGCGGCGTCGGGCCGCGGTGGCCGCGCGATGGCTGGCCGACAGCGCCATGTTTCGCGAGTTCCTCTCTGGCAGCGGCACGCCGGTGGAGTTTTTCTCGAAAGCGTGCGAGCTGGCGGGGGCCGAGGAGATCCACTTTGCCCGTCCCGATGGCGGCCAGCTCGCCATCTGCCAGAGCCACACGGAAGGCGAGAAGGGGCCCGAGGTGACGGCGGCGGCGCCGGTGGCGGGCGGGCAGGTGGTGGTGCGGATGCGGATGCCAGTGGATCTGGCGGCCCGCGAGGCGGAGATCCAGCAGCAGGTGCGCGACTACGACCGGCTGGCGGCCAGCCGGAAGGAGATGCGGACGTTCTACCTGCAACTGCTGTTTCTGATCACGCTGTTCGTGCTGTTCGTGGCCGTCTGGGTGGCCCTGTTTCTGGCCCGGCAGATCACCGGGCCGGTGACGGCTCTGCTCGATGCGGCGCGGGCGGTGCGGGCCGGCAATCTCGCCTGGCGCGTGCGCGTGGCGGCGACCGACGAGCTGGCGACGCTGGTGCGCGCGTTCAATGAAATGACCGAAGACCTGGAAGCGAACCGCGACGAGCTGGAGCGCCGGCGGCGATTCATCGAAGCGGTGCTGGAGAGCATCCCTTCGGGCGTCATCAGCCTGAGCCACGACATGACGGTGCTGCTGGTAAATAGCGCGATGAGGAGAATCCTGCCGGAGCAACCGATCGAGCCGGGCGTGAAGCTGACCGGCCTGATTCCGGGCGGCCGCGCGGGCGAATTTCTCAGGCTGCTGAAGCGGGCGCGAAGGACGGGTTCGGCGTCGCGGCAGTTTGAGGTGGACACGCCCCAGGGGACGCGACACCTGTCGCTGACCGTGGCGGCGCTGGAGGCATCGACGACGTCCGGGTTCGTGCTGGTGGTGGAGGATACGACCGACATCCTGCGCGCCCAGCGCGCGGCCGCCTGGCACGAGGTGGCGCGCCGCATCGCCCATGAACTGAAGAACCCGATCACGCCGATCGCGTTGAGCGCGGAGCGGATCCTTCGCCAGGTGGAGAAGAACCCGCCGCCGCCCGAGGTGCGGCGCATCATCGCGGACTGTTGCGCGACGATCCGCCGCGAAGTGGACAGCGTGAAGAACCTGGTGGACGCCTTCTCACAGTTTGCGCGCTTTCCGGCGGCGCAGCTTGAGCCGGCCGACGTGAATCAGGTGGTGAAAGAGGCGCTGAGCGTGTTCGAGGGGCGGCTGGAAGGCATTGCGGTGCGGCTGCGGCTGGAGGAGGCGCTGCCGCCGGTGGCGCTGGACCGCGAACAGTTCAAGCGCGCGCTGGTGAACCTGATCGACAATGCCGCCGAGGCAATGAGCGATTCGCCGGTGCGGGAGCTGCTGCTGGAGACGCGTCCGCTGCCGGGCGACATCGTCGAAGTGGAGGTCGCCGACACCGGCTGCGGCATTTCCACCGAGGACAAGGAGAAGCTGTTCCTGCCGTATTTCAGCACCAAGAAGCGGGGCACGGGGCTGGGGCTGGCCATTGTCAGTCACATCGTGGCCGAGCACCACGCGCAGATCCGGGTGGAAGACAACACGCCCCAGGGCGCGCGGTTTATCATCGAATTGCCAGCCGCGTCCGCGCAGGAGGCCGGCGTCCGCACGGCGGAAGTCCACTCATGA
- the phrB gene encoding deoxyribodipyrimidine photo-lyase → MVNERIRLLNSAPVRPDGEFVLYWCGANRRVESNHALLRAVELGNELGLPVLVYEGVTYCYPDANDRLHTFLLEGVPEMAQRLKRLGIGYCFYLRRRRSDPGDIFFRLAGRAACVVADDYPVYFPAGMNATVPSRLPVRYEAVDSSCIVPMNLLDRREYAAYTIRPKIRRLLDRYLVPCPEPRVRRRWEGPPPEFHCEVRAGEIPALVASCEIDHSVPPSISFHGTRSEAEARLRVFLEKNLRRYAKERNQPAAHATSRLSPYLHFGRISSLEVALAVRDHARRHGLIADEFLEELIVRRELAFNFARHAANPASLVNLPDWARATLLAHAKDARQPCYSPAEFEHACTHDALWNACQKEMLLRGTIHGYYRMYWGKKVIEWSPTCQDALETMIRIHNRWALDGRDPNTYTNILWCFGLHDRPWQERPVFGMVRYMSLEGMRRKTDVDAYLREIAWLEQTGSDPFVSLAGPTCASR, encoded by the coding sequence ATGGTGAACGAGCGGATTCGCTTGCTGAACAGCGCTCCGGTGCGCCCGGACGGCGAGTTCGTGCTGTACTGGTGCGGGGCGAACCGCCGTGTCGAGTCCAATCACGCGCTGCTGCGGGCGGTGGAGCTTGGCAACGAGCTCGGACTGCCGGTGCTGGTCTACGAGGGCGTCACCTACTGTTATCCGGACGCCAACGACCGGCTCCATACCTTCCTGCTGGAGGGCGTGCCGGAGATGGCGCAACGGCTGAAGCGGCTGGGCATCGGGTACTGCTTCTACCTGCGGCGGCGGCGCAGCGACCCGGGAGACATCTTCTTCCGCCTGGCCGGGCGGGCCGCCTGCGTGGTGGCGGACGACTATCCGGTGTACTTCCCGGCCGGGATGAACGCCACCGTGCCGTCGCGGCTGCCGGTGCGGTACGAGGCGGTGGACTCTTCCTGCATCGTGCCGATGAACCTGCTGGACCGGCGGGAATACGCGGCCTATACGATCCGCCCGAAGATCCGCCGGTTGCTGGACCGGTATCTCGTGCCCTGTCCCGAGCCGCGCGTGCGGCGGCGCTGGGAGGGTCCGCCGCCGGAGTTCCACTGCGAGGTTCGCGCCGGCGAGATCCCGGCCCTGGTCGCCTCCTGTGAGATCGACCACTCGGTGCCGCCGTCGATCTCCTTTCACGGCACGCGCAGCGAGGCCGAGGCGCGTCTCCGGGTGTTTCTGGAAAAGAACCTGCGGCGCTACGCGAAAGAGCGCAACCAGCCGGCCGCGCACGCGACATCGCGGCTGAGCCCGTATCTGCACTTCGGGCGCATTTCGTCGCTGGAGGTGGCGCTGGCGGTACGGGACCACGCGCGCAGGCACGGGCTGATTGCCGATGAGTTTCTGGAAGAGCTGATCGTGCGGCGCGAGCTGGCGTTCAATTTCGCGCGGCATGCGGCGAACCCGGCCTCGCTTGTGAACCTGCCGGACTGGGCGCGCGCAACGCTGCTGGCGCACGCGAAAGACGCCCGCCAGCCCTGCTACAGCCCGGCGGAATTCGAGCACGCCTGCACGCATGACGCGCTGTGGAACGCGTGTCAGAAGGAGATGCTGCTGCGCGGAACGATTCACGGCTACTACCGCATGTACTGGGGCAAGAAGGTCATCGAGTGGTCGCCGACCTGCCAGGACGCGCTGGAAACGATGATCCGCATTCACAACCGATGGGCGCTGGACGGGCGCGACCCGAACACGTACACGAACATCCTGTGGTGCTTCGGCCTGCACGACCGCCCGTGGCAGGAGCGGCCGGTCTTCGGCATGGTCCGCTACATGTCGCTCGAGGGAATGCGGCGCAAGACGGACGTCGACGCCTATTTGCGCGAGATCGCGTGGCTGGAACAGACTGGAAGTGATCCATTCGTTTCGCTGGCAGGACCAACATGCGCATCACGATGA
- the nuoM-1 gene encoding NADH:ubiquinone oxidoreductase subunit M has product MEHLLSLILCVPLAGLLVLFFLPSGNPRLIRLWANFVFLAGFLVSLPLWFRFDPAGPMFQFVEKAPWIPAIGASWHLGVDGYAALLILLTTLVGAVACLCSWSAISERLKEYYGHFLLLQFGMLGVFAARDFLLFFVFWELTLIPMYFIIAIWGGERRLYSAIKFVLYTLIGSMFLLLGMLAFYWQHYVQFRTLTWDLNELVKTQMPPEHAWWVFWAFFLGFAVKVPMWPLHTWLPDAHTEAPTAGSVILAGILLKMGTYGFIRFSLPLLPETSRDPRVVAAMAVLSIIAIIYGALVCLMQTDWKKLIAYSSVSHMGFCTLGIFALNQAGVTGSIIQQLNHGISTSMLFLIVGVVYERRHTRLIAEYGGLFRVMPVFTAVFLIAALSSMGMPPLNGFIGEITILRGAYEVSFWWALACGIGIALGAAYLLWLFQRTMLGELANEKNRDLKDLNWREVAYFSPLLALVFWIGLYPAPFFRMLDRNVAGILEMVQR; this is encoded by the coding sequence ATGGAACACCTGCTCTCGCTGATTCTGTGCGTGCCCCTGGCCGGGCTGCTGGTTCTTTTCTTCCTGCCCTCTGGCAATCCACGGCTGATCAGGCTGTGGGCGAATTTCGTCTTTCTGGCGGGTTTTCTGGTTTCGCTGCCTCTCTGGTTTCGTTTTGATCCGGCGGGGCCGATGTTCCAGTTCGTGGAAAAGGCACCGTGGATTCCGGCCATTGGCGCCTCGTGGCACCTGGGCGTGGACGGCTATGCGGCGCTGCTGATCCTGCTGACCACGCTGGTCGGCGCGGTGGCCTGCCTGTGCTCATGGTCGGCGATCAGCGAGCGGCTGAAGGAATATTACGGACACTTCCTGCTGCTGCAATTCGGGATGCTGGGCGTGTTTGCGGCGCGGGACTTCCTGCTGTTCTTCGTCTTCTGGGAGCTGACGCTGATCCCGATGTACTTCATCATCGCCATCTGGGGCGGCGAGAGGCGGCTGTATTCGGCCATCAAGTTCGTGCTGTATACGCTGATCGGGTCGATGTTCCTGCTGCTCGGCATGCTGGCCTTTTACTGGCAGCACTACGTGCAGTTCCGGACGCTGACCTGGGACCTGAACGAGCTGGTGAAGACGCAGATGCCGCCGGAGCATGCGTGGTGGGTGTTCTGGGCGTTCTTCCTGGGCTTCGCGGTGAAGGTGCCGATGTGGCCGCTGCACACGTGGTTGCCGGACGCGCACACGGAGGCGCCGACGGCCGGGTCAGTGATCCTGGCGGGCATCCTGCTGAAGATGGGCACGTATGGGTTCATCCGCTTCTCGCTGCCGCTGCTGCCGGAGACGAGCCGGGACCCGAGGGTGGTCGCCGCCATGGCGGTGCTGTCGATCATCGCCATCATCTACGGGGCGCTGGTGTGCCTGATGCAGACCGACTGGAAGAAGCTGATCGCCTACTCGTCGGTGAGCCACATGGGCTTCTGCACGCTGGGCATCTTCGCGCTGAACCAGGCGGGCGTGACGGGCTCGATCATCCAGCAGCTCAACCACGGCATCTCGACGAGCATGCTGTTCCTGATCGTCGGCGTGGTCTACGAGCGGCGCCACACGCGGCTGATCGCCGAATACGGCGGACTGTTCCGGGTGATGCCGGTGTTCACGGCGGTGTTCCTGATTGCGGCGCTGAGCTCGATGGGCATGCCGCCGCTGAACGGGTTCATCGGCGAAATCACGATCCTGCGGGGCGCCTACGAGGTGAGCTTCTGGTGGGCGCTGGCCTGCGGCATCGGCATCGCGCTGGGCGCGGCCTACCTGCTGTGGCTGTTCCAGCGGACCATGCTCGGCGAGCTTGCCAACGAGAAGAACCGGGACCTGAAGGACCTGAACTGGCGCGAGGTGGCCTACTTCTCGCCGCTGCTGGCGCTGGTGTTCTGGATTGGCCTGTACCCGGCGCCGTTTTTCCGGATGCTGGACCGGAACGTGGCGGGGATCCTCGAGATGGTCCAACGGTAA